The Devosia sp. SD17-2 genome includes a region encoding these proteins:
- a CDS encoding PQQ-binding-like beta-propeller repeat protein translates to MKMNGLSALLIGTALVLTSLPVAAQSDLLENMSPVTDEMIQNPDPGAWLSYRRTLDNQGFSPLDQITKENVGDLQVVWSRGMTEGYQEGTPLVHDGVMFVPHPRDIIQALDATNGDLLWEYKRELPNNVPMIVATRNMAIWDNLIVFSSKDNYLVALDAKTGQLVWETQLRDQDSWAWSTPGPIIVNGKAISGRSCAQQPSGDTPVGGPETCFLTAHDMKTGEEMWRFHTLPHGDMAGSETWNGVDDSLRHHVGSWISPAYDPELNLVYFGTSVTSPYSKFYFANFDSVEDLDAQEFLYQTSTLAIDADTGELKWFQQHLRDHWDLDHPFERVLVNTAIAPNADEVRWINPNVTPGEERRVVTGIPGKTGIFYSMDAGTGEFLWARETVFQNVISDIDTATGRATIPHDMIPTEIGQSMLVCPSASGGRRWFTSTYSPLTNAIYTPLSNNCMQSVTLPNDIRLSPPVMAPGVTNIGTISAISVETGEELWSLDQEDFTTSLLSTQGGLLFGGDTNRRFRAFDQDNGDVLFEAIVPSSVGGVPISYEVDGRQYIAVQVGSWLDIAPFVALSPREVVTGGNAVVVFALPQK, encoded by the coding sequence ATGAAGATGAATGGCCTGTCTGCACTATTGATCGGGACCGCGCTGGTCCTGACCTCTTTGCCAGTCGCGGCGCAGTCGGACCTTCTGGAGAACATGTCTCCGGTGACCGACGAAATGATCCAGAACCCCGATCCCGGCGCCTGGCTCAGCTACCGCCGCACGCTGGACAACCAGGGCTTCAGCCCGCTTGACCAGATCACCAAAGAAAACGTTGGCGACCTGCAGGTTGTCTGGTCCCGCGGCATGACCGAAGGCTACCAGGAAGGTACGCCACTGGTTCATGACGGCGTGATGTTCGTGCCGCATCCGCGCGACATCATCCAGGCCCTCGACGCCACCAATGGCGACCTGCTCTGGGAATACAAGCGCGAGCTTCCCAACAATGTCCCGATGATTGTTGCAACCCGCAACATGGCTATCTGGGACAATCTGATCGTCTTCAGCTCCAAGGACAACTACCTGGTTGCCCTCGACGCCAAGACCGGTCAGCTCGTCTGGGAAACCCAGCTCCGCGACCAGGACAGCTGGGCATGGTCCACGCCTGGCCCGATCATCGTCAACGGCAAGGCCATCTCCGGTCGCTCCTGCGCCCAGCAGCCGAGCGGTGACACCCCCGTTGGTGGTCCCGAGACCTGCTTCCTCACCGCTCATGACATGAAGACCGGCGAAGAGATGTGGCGCTTCCACACGCTTCCGCATGGCGACATGGCTGGCAGCGAGACCTGGAACGGCGTTGACGACAGCCTGCGTCACCACGTCGGCAGCTGGATTTCGCCCGCTTACGATCCCGAGCTGAACCTCGTGTACTTCGGCACTTCGGTGACCTCGCCGTACTCGAAGTTCTACTTCGCAAACTTCGACAGCGTCGAAGACCTGGATGCACAGGAATTCCTGTACCAGACCTCGACCCTGGCCATCGACGCCGACACCGGTGAGCTCAAGTGGTTCCAGCAGCATCTGCGCGACCACTGGGACCTCGACCATCCGTTCGAACGCGTTCTCGTGAACACCGCGATCGCACCGAACGCCGATGAAGTCCGCTGGATCAACCCGAACGTCACTCCGGGTGAAGAGCGTCGCGTCGTGACCGGTATCCCCGGCAAGACCGGCATCTTCTACTCGATGGACGCTGGCACCGGCGAGTTCCTCTGGGCTCGTGAGACCGTCTTCCAGAACGTTATCTCCGACATCGACACCGCAACCGGCCGTGCGACCATCCCGCATGACATGATCCCGACCGAAATCGGTCAGTCCATGCTGGTCTGCCCGTCTGCATCGGGTGGCCGTCGCTGGTTCACCAGCACCTACAGCCCGCTGACCAATGCGATCTACACGCCGTTGTCCAACAACTGCATGCAGTCCGTGACCCTGCCGAACGATATCCGTCTGTCGCCTCCGGTCATGGCACCGGGCGTCACCAATATCGGCACCATCAGCGCCATCAGCGTTGAAACGGGCGAAGAGCTCTGGAGCCTCGACCAGGAAGACTTCACCACCTCGCTGCTGTCCACCCAGGGTGGCCTGCTGTTCGGTGGCGACACCAACCGTCGCTTCCGCGCCTTCGACCAGGACAATGGCGACGTGCTGTTTGAAGCGATCGTTCCGTCTTCGGTCGGTGGCGTGCCGATTTCCTACGAAGTCGATGGCCGTCAGTACATTGCCGTCCAGGTTGGTTCCTGGCTCGACATTGCCCCCTTCGTGGCGCTTAGCCCCCGCGAAGTGGTCACAGGCGGCAACGCAGTGGTCGTCTTCGCCCTTCCGCAGAAGTAA
- a CDS encoding transporter substrate-binding domain-containing protein, whose translation MFARSLTGTLILSVALLGSVLPSSAQFRRVVPDNMVNTAVYAGGNIRFCINPVSSLAEFDRALGQTLADILLVPAEFYELKYAIEPAPWGYDLAIGEEDLFIQISENCDAVLGFPMPFMDLTYDWLTTTSPYYTPRFMLAFSKDAPPALDQLPEGSEFGSRVGTLSDMQVRAYARSSANKLKRRVYASNVSLIRALAAGDLLAAVVWEPAVSIAAQTEPGAGDIQIVAPPFSVEPQPFAIALPSNQTYLREMLDSAISQLRAGEEFSGLLTEFELPGE comes from the coding sequence ATGTTCGCACGCAGCCTAACCGGTACCCTGATCCTTTCAGTGGCTCTTCTCGGATCTGTCCTCCCCTCTTCTGCCCAATTCCGACGTGTCGTTCCCGACAACATGGTGAACACCGCGGTCTATGCGGGTGGAAACATCCGCTTCTGTATCAATCCCGTCAGTTCTCTGGCCGAGTTCGATCGTGCCCTGGGCCAGACTTTGGCCGACATCCTGCTGGTCCCGGCCGAGTTCTACGAGCTCAAATACGCCATCGAGCCTGCCCCATGGGGCTATGACCTGGCCATTGGCGAAGAAGATCTGTTCATCCAGATCAGCGAGAATTGCGACGCCGTTCTGGGCTTTCCCATGCCGTTCATGGACCTGACCTATGACTGGCTGACCACGACGTCGCCCTATTACACACCGCGCTTCATGCTGGCGTTCTCCAAGGACGCCCCGCCTGCCCTCGACCAATTGCCGGAAGGCTCCGAGTTTGGCAGCCGCGTCGGCACGCTGTCGGACATGCAGGTGCGCGCCTATGCCAGAAGCTCGGCCAACAAGCTCAAGCGCCGGGTCTATGCATCCAACGTCAGCCTGATCCGCGCGCTCGCGGCCGGCGACCTGCTGGCAGCTGTGGTCTGGGAGCCGGCCGTCTCCATCGCCGCGCAGACCGAGCCCGGCGCGGGCGATATCCAGATCGTCGCGCCGCCCTTCAGCGTCGAGCCCCAGCCCTTTGCCATCGCCCTGCCGTCCAACCAGACCTATCTGCGCGAGATGCTAGATAGCGCGATCAGCCAGTTGCGCGCGGGCGAGGAATTTTCCGGTCTGCTGACCGAGTTCGAACTCCCCGGGGAATGA